Proteins encoded by one window of Microplitis demolitor isolate Queensland-Clemson2020A chromosome 6, iyMicDemo2.1a, whole genome shotgun sequence:
- the LOC103579141 gene encoding USP6 N-terminal-like protein: MNEEELLKRSAAERDRIFSCYDRGRENGAQIDSWEDPGYEVYHTTDRYGFIHDKRLPRKLETNEIKMHQVEMERVKKWEKMTKHWESPVTKEKLRRRVYKGIPDRFRGQVWSLLLGIQTLKQDQAGKYDEMLKLARQWSTEIRQIDADVARQYRDHIDYRERYSIKQRSMFYVLAAYSMYNMEVGYCQGMSVLAGLLLLYMNEEDAFWGLSILLADKKYSMHGFYIDGFPKLNRFIEHHDKIMNKFLPKLKRKLDKCGCDSMLYALKWFFVVFQERTPVSLGLRIWDIFLLDGDRILPAMAYTVMKLHKRYLMPLESLDEFCNYLQAKLEKDFRFDDDTVINSVERNMEELKRSKLDYPGAPMPHELPRFPLGTFKEPSFTSKVGRRAEEFSEAQTVLRESVAQRREMASIEDPRNSPIPGDPPSGSELGGSKFSFDPSLDDGGSPSGSRRSLADTSVTSTADLSVFSSATRSQALDNSLDTQSNLSVGSSNSGGLPTPRATPHHPSPDIVRIYVPYSPLSPASYEEDFQRTLPHVLETNKIRIKIDPDETPIVENLKPFSLESPEVELDLK; encoded by the exons ATGAATGAGGAAGAGTTATTGAAACGATCCGCTGCTGAGCGGGACAGAATATTCAGCTGCTATGATCGTGGTAGAGAGAATGGTGCCCAGATTGACTCGTGGGAAGATCCTGGTTATGAAGTTTATCACACAACAGACAGATATGGTTTCATCCA tgACAAACGGTTACCACGCAAATTGGAGACCAACGAAATTAAAATGCATCAGGTTGAAATGGAGCGCGTAAAAAAGTGGGAGAAAATGACAAAACATTGGGAAAGTCCGGTTACCAAAGAAAAATTGAGAAGACGGGTTTACAAAGGTATACCAGACCGTTTTAGAGGACAAGTTTGGTCGCTGCTACTCGGCATACAGACATTGAAACAGGATCAGGCTGGAAAATATGATGAAATGCTTAAACTTGCTAGACAATGGTCCACTGAAATACGGCAGATTGATGCTGATGTTGCGAGACAGTATCGCGATCATATTGACTAtag aGAGAGGTATAGCATCAAGCAGAGGTCAATGTTTTATGTACTAGCAGCTTACAGTATGTACAACATGGAAGTCGGGTATTGTCAAGGGATGTCAGTCTTAGCcggactattattattatacatgaACGAAGAAGATGCCTTTTGGGGATTGTCTATTCTACTTGCAGATAAGAAGTACAGCATGCatg gattttATATAGACGGATTTCCAAAACTGAACCGATTTATTGAGCATCATGACAAAATAATGAACAAATTTCTTCCAAAATTGAAGCGCAAGTTGGACAAATGTGGATGTGACTCGATGCTTTATGCGCTCAAGTggttttttgttgtttttcaAGAACGC ACACCAGTTAGTCTTGGTCTTCGTATTTGGGATATATTCCTGTTAGACGGTGATCGTATACTACCGGCGATGGCGTACACAGTAATGAAGCTACACAAACGGTACCTAATGCCGTTAGAGAGTCTCGATGAGTTCTGTAACTATTTACAAGCTAAATTGGAAAAAGACTTTCGCTTTGACGATGACACTGTTATTAATTCGGTTGAACGTAATATGGAAGAACTGAAACGTAGTAAATTAGATTATCCTGGCGCGCCAATGCCACATGAATTACCACGATTTCCACTTGGTACATTTAAAGAACCTTCTTTTACTAGCAAG gtTGGAAGACGGGCAGAAGAATTCAGCGAAGCCCAAACAGTTTTACGGGAATCAGTGGCCCAGCGTAGAGAGATGGCGAGCATTGAGGATCCACGGAACAGTCCAATACCCGGAGACCCACCTAGTGGCAGCGAGCTTGGTG GAAGTAAATTCTCATTTGATCCGAGCCTGGATGACGGTGGATCTCCAAGCGGATCGAGACGTTCACTAGCCGATACATCGGTAACATCAACAGCTGACTTATCGGTTTTTAGTTCGGCGACAAGATCTCAAGCCCTGGACAATAGTCTTGATACTCAAAGCAATTTATCCGTGGGTAGTTCTAACAGCGGAGGACTTCCTACACCTCGTGCTACTCCTCATCATCCCAGTCCAGATATAGTACGGATTTACGTACCTTACTCTCCGCTATCGCCAGCCTCTTATGAAGAGGACTTTCAGCGCACTCTCCCTCATGTTCTTGAGACAAATAAGATCCGGATTAAAATAGACCCGGACGAGACACCGATTGTCGAAAATCTTAAACCATTTTCTCTTGAGAGTCCAGAAGTTGAATTAGATTTAAAGTAA
- the LOC103579139 gene encoding AP-3 complex subunit delta-1, producing MALRKVKGNFERMFDKNLTDLVRGIRNNKNNEAKYITQCIEEIKQELRQDNVAVKANAVAKLTYLQMLGYDISWAGFNIIEVMSSGKFTYKRIGYLAASQSFHMDTELLMLTTNMIRKDLNSQNQYDAGLALSGLSCFISPDLARDLVNDIMTLLTSTKPYLRKKAVLMMYKVFLRFPEALRPAFPRLKEKLEDPDSGVQSAAVNVVCELARKNPKNYLSLAPIFFKLMTTSTNNWMLIKIIKLFGALTPLEPRLGKKLIEPLTNLIHSTSAMSLLYECINTVIAVLISISSGMPNHSDSIQLCVQKLRILIEDSDQNLKYLGLLAMSKILKTHPKSVQAHKDLIMQCLDDKDESIRLRALDLLYGMVSKKNLMEIVRKLMIHMDKAEGTTYRDELLSKIIQICSQNNYQFITYFEWYISVLVDLTRMEGTKHGQLVATQLLDVAIRVQAIRKCAVQQCALLLENAHLLTGQPRATMCEVLYAAAWICGEFCSELDDPIVTLKSMLKSQASSLPGHIQAVYVHNILKLAAVTLNKAYAENDDETIEQIFYLKDKMAEFVCSGDLEVQERSSAVLVVFDYIKENPSLIPELAAAFEGELNPVAPKAQKKVPIPEGLDLDTWINDPPSETSDEEDLDMNDIFVKSEKSEYSGRKVSVEPTVEELQRRREARKLEQENNPHYLKTTASPKNTSNSINNSYHNSDNKNDDYDQIPITELDIPVSLKVNSFSNSKLLNLNTDIDKQKRRKTHGKKKKSKKNKNQSSTDDDVEDGGYPTHFVNTGVGELPPGAELSDNDDTNLTDVNDPHRALNIDLDIPLREDERLPVLEHRADIVAIKSRSPSRDKKKSDKSKKKKKSKSKATEQNDNQNNIDLWLGNDVLNDKENSGNENVNRQNDVDESKSKSKRSKSKKKKDTEESTRRRKKKHSDSKKHDKPSGYEETAGISTPSKEILPGLRSNCDDNDASANQNELSDTSDYPEYLQLAVNDKIKMTYELKQLPHEVGKIIAVVILMNTGNKVLKELDLDVSDASALKLVRSLGEESGIKIRAPLAPSVSTEVHLSIVVSDDTFAQKLRGSLTYMVENEGGMIQEKLDFTLRLSHCSFLMGSLSHSYILTELLNGDQLTFKTKNKIKLTRDFSQTLEIICQRCHLTLVEQIDDTASLYGQSLKGHHVCLLVKKKSSDNSSCLAIEGKGDNNSLLSGVVNEIIELLAN from the exons ATGGCTTTGAGAAAAGTTAAAGGAAATTTTGAGAGAATGTTTGATAAAAATCTCACGGATTTAGTCCGCGGGATCAggaataacaaaaataatgag gcTAAATATATAACGCAGTGTATAGAAGAGATTAAACAGGAATTAAGACAAGATAATGTTGCTGTCAAAGCTAATGCTGTTGCGAAATtaacatat CTTCAAATGCTGGGGTATGACATAAGTTGGGCTGGTTTTAATATCATCGAAGTAATGTCATCAGGTAAATTTACTTACAAACGTATTGGATATCTCGCTGCAAGTCAAAGTTTTCATATGGACACTgag ttACTGATGCTAACAACAAACATGATTCGCAAAGATTTAAACAGCCAGAATCAATATGATGCAGGTCTAGCACTAAGTGGACTCTCGTGTTTCATAAGTCCTGACCTAGCTCGAGACTTGGTCAATGATATTATGACCTTATTAACCAGCACAAAGCCttatttacgtaaaaaagCCGTTCTCATGATGTACAAAGTATTTCTGCGCTTCCCTGAGGCTCTACGTCCCGCGTTCCCGCGTCTTAAAGAAAAGCTTGAGGACCCGGATAGCGGGGTGCAGTCGGCAGCAGTCAATGTTGTCTGTGAACTAGCTAGGAAAAAtccgaaaaattatttaagtctcgcgccaatattttttaaactcatgaCTACTTCGACCAACAATTGGatgctaattaaaataattaagctc ttTGGCGCATTGACACCCTTAGAACCTAGGCTTGGAAAAAAACTCATAGAACCTTTGACCAATTTAATAcacag TACATCAGCAATGTCTCTGCTGTACGAGTGTATAAATACTGTGATAGCCGTCCTGATATCAATATCATCTGGAATGCCGAATCACTCAGACTCAATACAACTTTGTGTACAAAAATTACGTATATTAATTGAAGACTCTGACCAGAATTTAAAGTACTTGGGTCTGCTAGCGATGTCGAAGATATTGAAGACACACCCGAAGAGTGTGCAAGCTCACAAAGACTTGATAATGCAGTGTCTTGATGATAAAGACGAGAGTATAAGATTACGTGCCTTGGATCTTCTTTACGGAAtggtgtcaaaaaaaaatcttatggaAATAGTTCGTAAGCTGATGATCCACATGGACAAAGCTGAGGGTACAACTTATCGGGATGAATTATTGTCGaagataattcaaatttgttccCAAAATAATTACCAGTTTATTACGTACTTCGAGTGGTACATTTCGGTGCTGGTCGATTTGACACGTATGGAGGGTACCAAGCATGGACAGCTGGTGGCGACCCAGCTGCTAGATGTTGCAATCCGTGTTCAAGCTATCAGGAAATGCGCGGTCCAACAATGTGCCTTACTGTTGGAGAACGCCCACTTGCTGACAGGACAACCGCGTGCTACCATGTGCGAAGTTCTTTACGCAGCCGCCTGGATATGTGGGGAATTCTGCAGCGAACTTGATGACCCAATAGTTACACTAAAGTCAATGTTAAAATCACAAGCTTCAAGTCTACCGGGTCATATTCAAGCTGTTTATgttcataatattttaaaattagcaGCCGTTACACTAAATAAAGCTTACGCTGAAAACGATGATGAGACTATcgaacaaatattttatctcaaaGATAAAATGGCTGAGTTTGTGTGCAGTGGAGACTTAGAAGTTCAAGAACGATCGAGTGCGGTATTAGTTGTGTTtgattatataaaagaaaatccgTCACTGATACCTGAACTAGCGGCTGCTTTTGAAGGCGAATTAAATCCTGTGGCTCCTAAAGCTCAGAAAAAAGTACCGATTCCTGAAGGATTGGATTTGGACACTTGGATAAATGATCCGCCGTCGGAGACTTCTGATGAAGAGGATCTGGATATGAATGATATCTTTGTCAAGTCGGAAAAATCTGAGTACAGCGGACGCAAAGTCTCGGTTGAACCGACTGTTGAAGAGCTGCAGCGAAGGCGTGAAGCCAGAAAATTGGAGCAAGAAAATAATCCCCACTATTTGAAAACAACTGCCAGTCCAAAAAATACTAGcaatagtattaataattcttatcataattctgataataaaaatgatgattatgatCAAATTCCTATCACTGAATTAGATATACCAGTGTCACTTAAAGTAAATTCTTTTTCGAATTCAAAACTGCTTAATTTAAATACGGATATTGATAAGCAGAAGCGCAGAAAGACGCATGGGAAGAAGAAAAAGtcgaagaaaaataaaaatcaatcgaGTACAGACGATGATGTAGAGGACGGTGGGTATCCAACGCATTTTGTAAATACTGGAGTCGGGGAATTACCACCGGGTGCGGAACTGAGCGACAATGACGACACTAATTTAACGGACGTCAACGATCCACATCGGGCATTGAACATCGACTTGGATATTCCACTGCGCGAGGATGAGCGACTGCCGGTTCTCGAGCATAGAGCGGATATTGTGGCAATAAAAAGCAGGTCGCCGTCCCGAGACAAGAAGAAAAGCGACAAGtcgaagaaaaagaagaagagtaAGAGCAAAGCCACCGAACAAAATgacaatcaaaataatattgactTATGGCTGGGCAATGATGTATTAAACGATAAAGAAAACTCGGGCAATGAGAATGTCAACAGGCAGAATGATGTCGATGAGTCAAAGTCGAAATCTAAACGTAGCAAGTCCAAGAAGAAGAAAGACACCGAGGAGAGCACGAGGAGGCGCAAAAAGAAACATTCAGACAGTAAAAAACATGACAAACCATCGGGTTATGAAGAAACTGCTGGTATTTCTACGCCTTCGAAAGAAATATTGCCGGGACTTAGGAGCAATTGTGATGATAATGATGCCAGTGCTAATCAAAATGAACTCAGTGACACTTCCGATTATCCAGAGTATTTACAACTTGCGgtgaatgataaaattaagatGACTTATGAGTTGAAGCAGCTGCCGCACGAGGTGGGAAAGATTATTGCTGTCGTAATACTGATGAATACGGGGAATAAAGTGCTGAAGGAGCTGGACCTTGATGTCTCTGACGCGTCTGCTCTGAAGCTAGTCCGCAGTCTAGGCGAAGAGTCGGGCATCAAGATACGGGCGCCGTTGGCTCCCTCGGTCAGTACCGAAGTCCATCTCTCTATCGTCGTATCCGACGACACGTTCGCTCAGAAACTTCGGGGATCGCTTACTTACATGGTGGAAAATGAGGGCGGGATGATTCAAGAGAAGCTAGATTTCACTCTGAGACTCTCTCACTGCAGTTTCTTGATGGGAAGTCTTTCCCACAGTTACATTCTCACTGAATTACTGAATGGCGACCAACTGAcgtttaaaactaaaaataaaataaaacttacacGTGATTTTAGTCAGACGTTGGAAATTATTTGTCAGCGTTGTCATTTAACGCTCGTTGAACAGATTGATGACACTGCTTCTCTCTATGGTCAATCGCTGAAAGGTCATCATGTCTGCCttttagttaaaaaa AAATCATCAGATAATTCTTCCTGCCTGGCGATTGAAGGCAAAGGagataataattcattattatctgGAGttgttaatgaaataattgagttattgGCTAATTag
- the LOC103579140 gene encoding OCIA domain-containing protein 1 has product MSNYGRLNPEDEALQKTVGDALNIQLTKEEMAVLTECQHNSVFHRGLPLGAIATGGFYYMMKNGIMKRNIGTLVVSGLTGFLIGTISYRSVCMEKLMALPQSTLKERILAAQGIQPVKVDLQSSDNQSQTWYDSHPINEPFRDSPMGSSLDIEPYQSHNDGFGHTNIDTESAFALDPPLKPIGRDKYTSYDELRRRNREEYERSHSSGYSRPSRPYRPEPPSPPPSSSEFDSPYSSFDRPYEPPSFDPPRRDDFL; this is encoded by the exons ATGAGTAATTATGGAAGATTAAATCCTGAGGATGAAGCGCTGCAGAAAACAGTTGGTGATGCTCtg AACATTCAGTTGACGAAAGAAGAGATGGCTGTTTTGACAGAGTGCCAGCATAATTCTGTTTTTCATCGGGGTCTTCCGCTGGGTGCTATTGCGACCGGTGGATTTTATTATATGATGAAGAACGGTATTATGAAGAGGAACATAGGCACTTTGGTAGTGAGTGGTCTGACAGGGTTTTTGATCGGAACTATATCATATAGATCTGTTTGTATGGAGAAACTGATGGCGCTTCCCCAGAGTACTTTGAAAGAAAGAATTTTGGCGGCTCAAGGAATACAACCGGTTAA GGTTGATTTACAATCTTCAGACAATCAGTCGCAGACTTGGTACGACAGTCATCCTATTAATGAACCTTTTAGAGATTCTCCGATGGGTTCATCGCTTGATATTGAACCTTATCAATCTCATAATGATGGATTCGGTCATACAAATATAGATACTG AGTCAGCATTTGCGTTGGATCCACCATTAAAACCTATTGGTCGTGATAAATATACATCATACGATGAATTACGTCGTAGAAATCGTGAGGAATATGAAAGATCTCACTCTTCAGGATACAG CCGGCCATCGAGGCCTTACAGACCAGAACCACCATCACCACCTCCATCATCGTCAGAATTCGATTCTCCGTACTCGTCATTCGACAGACCTTACGAACCGCCATCATTCGATCCACCGAGACGCGATGATTTTCTGTGA
- the LOC103579137 gene encoding 60S ribosomal protein L7a, whose translation MVQKKPRKKTGKKVAAAPLAVKKVEPKKVTNPLFEKRTRNFGIGQDIQPSRDLSRFVKWPKYIRIQRQRAVLYKRLKVPPPINQFTQTLDKQTASQMFKILEKYRPESAEAKKKRLKARAEEKVAKKEDTPTKRPNMLRSGSNAVTTLVEQKKAQLVVIAHDVDPIEIVLFLPALCRKMGVPYCIVKGKARLGRLVRRKTCTAVALTQVDSADRANFAKVVEAIKTNFNDRYDEIRRHWGGGLLGSKSAARIAKLEKAKAKELAQKQV comes from the exons atggtTCAAAAGAAG CCGAGAAAGAAGACCGGAAAGAAGGTAGCTGCCGCTCCTTTGGCAGTGAAGAAAGTCGAACCCAAGAAGGTAACGAACCCTCTTTTCGAAAAGAGAACCCGCAACTTTGGTATCGGTCAAGATATCCAGCCATCCCGTGACTTAAGTCGTTTCGTTAAATGGCCCAAGTACATCAGGATCCAGCGTCAAAGAGCTGTGCTCTACAAAAGATTGAAAGTTCCACCACCAATCAATCAGTTTACTCAAACTCTTGATAAACAAACCG cCAGCCAGATGTTCAAAATCTTGGAAAAATACAGACCAGAATCAGCAGAAGCCAAGAAGAAGAGATTGAAGGCACGTGCTGAGGAAAAAGTCGCCAAGAAAGAAGACACTCCAACCAAACGACCCAACATGTTGAGAAGTGGTAGCAACGCTGTTACAACTTTGGTTGAACAAAAGAAAGCTCAACTTGTTGTCATTGCTCATGATGTTGATCCCATTGAG attgtCTTGTTCTTGCCTGCTCTTTGCCGTAAAATGGGAGTACCATACTGCATTGTAAAAGGCAAAGCACGATTGGGACGTCTCGTTAGACGCAAGACGTGTACTGCTGTTGCTCTTACacag GTCGACTCTGCTGATAGAGCCAACTTCGCCAAGGTTGTCGAAGCAATCAAGACAAACTTCAACGACCGTTACGATGAGATCAGACGTCACTGGGGTGGTGGTCTTCTTGGTAGCAAATCAGCTGCCAGAATCGCTAAATTAGAGAAGGCTAAGGCTAAAGAACTCGCACAGAaacaagtttaa
- the LOC103579138 gene encoding vacuolar protein sorting-associated protein 53 homolog, whose product METHEEDDVDELMSNFFTFPPDVQTVIEQVLPSNDPLDQPDFNVVDYINQLFPNEQSLSNIDDVINEFEYKKRSIDKEIRTVVRGQTNGDQDGRAALEEAQKVIKQLFVQIKQIKAKAEQSEETVKEITRDIKQLDFAKRNLTASITALNKLHVLVGEVESLRTLTQKKQYGEIVLKLQAIMEVMQFFSKYMDIPQIKELSDEVNQIEIELAQQITSDFKEAFSGQNLKHFSQLTDGCLVLSVLDPKVKKDLLVWFVNIQLQEYAHLFDENQDIAWLDKIDKRYTWIKKHLMDFEQKFGSIFPLDWEVSERIAVQYCHNTREDLAKLMQKRRVEIDVKLLLYAIQRTSNFESLLAKRFTGITLKAAGTTSGTEAAAVAKPVVEESTNPFEEGGEKIENDKPTPSPFANLIGKCFEPYLNIYIESLDRNLAELMDKFVADCKNQPPGSKDFDGVEGPSSVLSSCADLFVFYKKCMLQCTQLSTGSIMLNLSETFQKYLREYALKLLQNNLPKMGGSISLGTSMSSITRDFRDLSTAGLIQNFQSFLKEGESTRFSKEEQSRICCILTTAEYCLETTQQLEEKLKEKTDKCYAEKINLSQEQDLFHNVISNCIQLLVQDLEAACDPALTAMTKVQWGAIESVGDQSAYASTIIAHLRQTIPTIRDRLSSCRKYFTQLCVKFVSSFIPKLVQQLYKCKPLNAVGAEQLLLDVHMLKTALQDLPSTGCQVARKAPATYTKVVVKGMAKAEMILKIVMSTTECPKSFAEQCRRLLPDLQLPEFQKILDMKGLRKQEQLQLIEQFKATAAGDNPESSSNLTHDSPEHEAGKIKRLEKLIKKRM is encoded by the exons ATGGAAACACATGAGGAAGATGATGTTGATGAACTGatgtctaatttttttacttttccaccTGATGTACAAACTGTCATTGAACAg gtattACCAAGTAATGATCCGCTGGACCAACCAGATTTCAACGTAGTGGATTacataaatcaattatttccTAACGAGCAATCACTATCAAACATCGACGATGTTATCAACGAATTTGAATACAAGAAACGTTCGATAGACAAAGAAATACGGACAGTAGTACGCGGGCAGACGAATGGCGACCAGGATGGCCGAGCGGCTTTGGAGGAGGCTCAGAAAGTGATAAAGCAGTTGTTTGTCcagataaaacaaataaaagccAAAGCGGAGCAATCTGAAGAAACTGTAAAAGAAATAACACGTGACATAAAACAATTAGATTTCGCTAAACGCAATCTAACGGCTTCCATAACTGCGCTCAATAAATTGCACGTTCTGGTTGGTGAGGTAGAAAGCCTGCGTACGTTGACGCAGAAAAAACAGTACGGAGAGATAGTACTGAAGCTGCAGGCCATCATGGAGGTGATGCAGTTCTTCAGCAAGTACATGGACATTCCTCAGATAAAGGAACTGTCGGACGAAGTCAATCAGATTGAAATAGAATTGGCTCAGCAGATAACTTCTGATTTTAAAGAAGCCTTCTCTGGACAGAATCTTAAACATTTTTCCCAATTGACTGACGGCTGTCTTGTTCTGTCTGTCCTGGATCCCAAAGTTAAAAAGGATTTGCTGGTTTGGTTCGTTAATATCCAGCTGCAGGAGTACGCGCACCTGTTTGATGAGAATCAGGACATCGCTTGGCTGGATAAAATCGACAAGAGATACACGTGGATCAAGAAACACTTGATGGACTTTGAGCAAAAGTTTGGATCTATTTTTCCACTTGACTGGGAAGTATCTGAACGCATCGCCGTTCAGTATTGCCATAACACGCGGGAAGATCTGGCCAAGCTGATGCAGAAGAGACGCGTTGAGATTGACGTCAAGTTGCTGCTCTACGCAATTCAACGGACAAGTAATTTTGAGAGTTTGTTGGCCAAACGCTTCACTGGAATAACTCTCAAAGCTGCTGGTACTACTTCTGGAACTGAAGCTGCTGCGGTTGCTAAGCCTGTGGTTGAAGAAAGTACGAATCCGTTTGAAGAGGGCggagaaaaaatagaaaatgacAAGCCGACGCCTTCACCTTTTGCTAATTTAATTGGGAAATGTTTTGAAccgtatttgaatatttatattgagaGTTTAGATCGTAATCTTGCTGAGCTGATGGACAAATTTGTTGCTGACTGTAAGAATCAGCCGCCAGGATCAAAAGATTTTGATGGAGTCGAAGGACCAAGTAGCGTTTTGTCTTCTTGCGctgatttatttgttttttacaaaaaatgtatGCTTCAGTGCACGCAACTGAGTACTGGCTCCATAATGCTGAATCTTTCAGAAACTTTTCAGAAATATTTACGTGAATatgcattaaaattattgcaaaataatttacccAAAATGGGTGGTAGCATCAGCTTGGGCACTAGTATGAGCAGCATAACTCGTGACTTCAGAGATCTATCAACAGCTGGACTGATCCAGAACTTCCAGAGTTTTTTGAAGGAAGGCGAGAGCACGAGGTTCAGTAAAGAAGAACAGTCTCGTATCTGCTGTATCCTGACTACGGCTGAGTACTGTTTGGAAACGACGCAGCAGCTTGAAGAGAAACTCAAAGAGAAAACTGATAAATGTTATGCTGAGAAGATAAATCTTTCACAAGAGCAAGATCTATTTCACAATGTAATCTcaaattgtatacaattactAGTTCAAGATCTGGAAGCCGCATGCGATCCTGCGCTCACTGCGATGACAAAAGTCCAGTGGGGAGCGATCGAGAGCGTTGGAGACCAGAGCGCGTATGCCAGCACGATAATTGCCCACTTACGGCAAACAATTCCAACGATTCGTGACAGATTGTCGTCATGCAGAAAATACTTTACGCAGTTGTGCGTAAAGTTTGTCAGCTCTTTCATTCCGAAACTCGTTCAGCAGCTATACAAATGCAAGCCGCTGAATGCAGTTGGTGCTGAGCAGCTTCTGCTTGATGTCCACATGCTCAAGACTGCTCTCCAAGATCTTCCTTCAACTGGATGCCAAGTGGCGCGCAAAGCTCCGGCTACTTACACCAAGGTCGTAGTCAAGGGGATGGCAAAAGCtgaaatgattttgaaaattgtcatGTCAACTACTGAGTGTCCTAAGAGTTTTGCTGAGCAGTGCCGCAGACTTCTTCCGGATCTCCAACTGCCGGAGTTCCAAAAGATTCTTGACATGAAGGGACTGAGGAAACAGGAACAATTACAGCTGATTGAACAATTCAAAGCCACTGCTGCTGGTGACAATCCTGAAAGCTCCAGCAACTTAACACATGACAGCCCCGAGCATGAAGCCGGGAAAATAAAGAGACTggagaaattaattaaaaaaagaatgtga